The following are from one region of the Maribacter aquivivus genome:
- a CDS encoding DUF4249 family protein, translating to MKRYLLFLLTITSFISCEDVIDIELPENETRLIVNGVIRVDETQEYLPIEIMVSESSSFFDENTIASLKSATIYYGTPREDAPEILEGGGISNLAEVEAGSGKWVPDPSFDSDQRIRVSSINEGDVFQLILETEEERYFATTTYIKSVPIDSLVQGDETLFSGDETEVIVTFTDPNDSDDFYLLDLDFGEFLVTEDEFYQGQTFVFSYFYDNDLELDTSSVVDISLLGVDESFYNYMNQIIVQSGGDQGPFQTPAATVRGNIINITGIDNNEVFDNVERSVNFALGYFAIIEEYKDSITITDNETN from the coding sequence ATGAAACGTTATTTGTTATTTTTGCTAACTATTACGTCTTTCATTTCTTGTGAAGACGTTATTGATATAGAGCTCCCTGAAAACGAAACTAGACTTATCGTAAACGGTGTTATTAGAGTTGATGAAACACAAGAGTATCTACCTATAGAAATAATGGTTTCTGAAAGTAGTTCGTTCTTTGATGAGAACACTATTGCTTCATTAAAAAGCGCTACTATATATTACGGAACCCCTAGAGAAGATGCCCCTGAGATATTAGAAGGTGGAGGCATATCAAACTTAGCAGAAGTTGAAGCAGGAAGTGGAAAATGGGTGCCCGACCCATCTTTTGATAGTGATCAGCGAATTAGAGTTAGTAGTATTAACGAGGGTGATGTGTTTCAGTTGATTCTTGAAACAGAGGAAGAGCGTTATTTCGCAACCACAACTTACATAAAATCAGTACCAATAGACTCGCTGGTTCAAGGTGATGAAACACTCTTTTCAGGTGATGAAACAGAGGTTATTGTAACATTTACAGACCCTAATGATAGTGATGATTTTTATCTTTTAGATTTAGATTTTGGAGAATTTCTGGTAACCGAAGATGAATTTTACCAAGGTCAAACTTTTGTGTTTTCATACTTTTATGACAATGATTTAGAGCTAGATACAAGCTCTGTAGTCGATATAAGCCTTTTAGGGGTAGATGAATCATTTTATAATTACATGAACCAAATTATTGTTCAGTCTGGTGGTGACCAAGGTCCGTTTCAAACGCCAGCAGCAACTGTACGCGGCAATATTATAAATATTACAGGCATCGATAATAACGAGGTTTTTGATAATGTAGAACGTTCAGTTAATTTTGCCTTGGGTTATTTTGCCATAATTGAAGAATACAAGGATAGTATAACAATTACAGACAATGAGACGAACTGA
- a CDS encoding DUF6095 family protein has product MRRTDKDMLVTGLKRLAITVVLMFTAPIVLYQAFKNQENFLFWPVCIIGVILAFFAVRTGFKGIMTIMDSMFGKKPKSS; this is encoded by the coding sequence ATGAGACGAACTGATAAAGACATGCTGGTAACCGGTTTAAAACGCCTAGCCATAACAGTAGTATTAATGTTTACGGCGCCTATAGTATTGTATCAAGCATTTAAAAATCAAGAAAATTTTTTATTCTGGCCTGTTTGTATTATTGGGGTAATTCTTGCATTCTTCGCCGTTAGAACAGGCTTTAAAGGAATTATGACCATAATGGATTCTATGTTCGGTAAGAAACCAAAATCATCTTAA
- a CDS encoding DUF4294 domain-containing protein, which translates to MKHNFLLLFLLFSGISICNAQVAEQELDSITEKMIIVAGDSLVQSSIALEEAYVFGKLKFSSYDDKLRYYILRRKTQKVYPYAKMAAERLVELNDSLADMKNNRKRKKYTKKVQKFIEEEFSEELKKLTRTEGQILVKLIYRQTGTTAFDLVKDLRNGWRAFWYNTTAKLFSISIKEEFHPDLIEEDYLIEDILQRAFSKGKLERQETVLDYDYDKLYNKWKRTTKVPKD; encoded by the coding sequence ATGAAACATAACTTTTTACTACTTTTTTTACTCTTCAGCGGTATTTCTATTTGTAATGCCCAAGTTGCAGAACAAGAACTTGATTCTATTACAGAAAAGATGATTATTGTTGCTGGTGATTCTTTGGTGCAAAGTTCAATTGCCTTAGAAGAGGCTTATGTATTTGGCAAGCTTAAATTTTCATCTTATGATGATAAATTGCGGTATTACATTTTACGCAGAAAAACGCAGAAAGTATATCCGTATGCAAAAATGGCAGCGGAACGCTTGGTAGAGTTGAACGATAGTTTGGCTGATATGAAGAATAATAGAAAGCGAAAGAAATACACCAAAAAAGTACAGAAGTTTATTGAAGAGGAGTTTTCTGAAGAATTGAAAAAGTTAACACGAACCGAAGGTCAGATTTTAGTAAAACTAATATACAGACAAACAGGTACAACTGCTTTTGATTTGGTTAAAGACTTGCGCAATGGCTGGCGAGCCTTTTGGTACAATACTACAGCGAAGCTGTTTAGTATTAGTATAAAGGAAGAATTTCATCCTGATTTAATAGAAGAAGACTATTTAATAGAAGATATATTACAACGTGCTTTTTCTAAGGGTAAGTTAGAACGACAAGAAACCGTTCTTGATTACGACTATGATAAGTTGTATAACAAATGGAAGAGAACAACTAAAGTGCCTAAAGATTAA
- a CDS encoding M42 family metallopeptidase, with protein MADKKIITKKSEDFFEKYLNNAAPTGYEWEGQKIWMDYLKPYVDTFITDTYGTAVGVINPDAKYKVVIEGHSDEISWYVNYITDNGLIHVIRNGGSDHQIAPSKWVNIHTSKGIVKGIFGWPAIHTRKGPKEETPKIENITIDVGATNKEEVEKLGVHVGCVITYPDEFQILNKNKYVCRAIDNRAGGFMIAEVARLLHENKVKLPFGLYITNSVQEEIGLRGAEMITQTIKPNVAIVTDVCHDTTTPMINKAIQGHTEIGAGPVISYAPAVQNKLRERIIKTAEDNKIPFQRMAASRSTGTDTDAFAYSNGGVASALISLPLRYMHTTVETVHKDDVENVIRLIYETLLTIKDGETFSYFD; from the coding sequence ATGGCTGATAAAAAAATAATTACTAAAAAGTCTGAAGACTTCTTTGAAAAATACTTGAATAATGCTGCTCCTACAGGATATGAATGGGAAGGGCAAAAAATATGGATGGATTACCTAAAACCTTATGTAGATACATTCATTACTGATACGTACGGTACTGCTGTAGGCGTTATAAATCCTGATGCTAAATATAAAGTAGTTATTGAAGGGCATTCTGATGAAATTTCTTGGTATGTAAACTACATTACCGATAACGGTCTAATTCATGTTATTAGAAACGGCGGTAGTGATCATCAAATAGCTCCATCTAAATGGGTAAATATTCATACAAGTAAAGGTATTGTAAAAGGTATTTTTGGCTGGCCGGCAATACATACTAGAAAAGGACCTAAAGAGGAAACTCCTAAAATTGAGAATATTACTATTGATGTTGGTGCCACAAATAAGGAAGAAGTGGAAAAGCTAGGGGTTCATGTAGGTTGTGTTATTACTTACCCAGATGAGTTTCAAATTCTTAACAAGAACAAATATGTTTGTAGAGCGATAGATAATCGTGCTGGCGGATTTATGATTGCTGAAGTTGCTCGTTTACTTCATGAAAATAAAGTGAAGCTGCCGTTTGGACTATACATTACAAACTCTGTTCAAGAAGAAATAGGTTTACGTGGAGCAGAAATGATTACGCAGACCATAAAACCAAACGTAGCTATCGTAACAGATGTTTGTCATGATACCACTACCCCAATGATCAACAAAGCAATACAAGGGCATACAGAAATTGGTGCTGGTCCGGTTATTTCTTATGCTCCTGCAGTTCAAAACAAATTACGTGAGCGTATCATTAAAACCGCAGAAGATAATAAAATTCCATTTCAAAGAATGGCGGCGTCTAGATCTACAGGTACAGATACAGATGCTTTTGCGTATAGTAATGGCGGCGTTGCTTCTGCGCTAATTTCTTTACCATTGCGTTACATGCACACAACGGTAGAAACGGTTCATAAAGATGATGTAGAAAACGTTATTCGTTTAATTTACGAAACACTGTTAACTATTAAGGACGGAGAAACTTTTAGCTACTTCGATTAA
- a CDS encoding NUDIX hydrolase, with amino-acid sequence MDELIDILDADGNMTKTTAMKSEAHKNGWFHQTVHIWFYTKDGSILMQQRGKEKDVYPLLWDVSVAGHIGAGEDIITSALREIQEEIGLTILPSELEKIGIFKSVKNHSEVLKDYEFHHTFIAKLKSPFSTLQKQDSEVEALKLISLNEFSKVLKDPIKYSYVPHDISYYRTILKEIPNKENNL; translated from the coding sequence ATGGATGAATTAATAGACATTTTAGATGCTGATGGCAACATGACGAAGACCACCGCCATGAAGTCAGAAGCACATAAAAATGGATGGTTTCATCAAACCGTTCATATCTGGTTTTATACAAAAGATGGTAGTATTCTAATGCAACAACGTGGAAAAGAGAAAGATGTATATCCATTATTGTGGGATGTTTCTGTTGCCGGACATATTGGTGCTGGTGAAGACATTATAACATCCGCCTTGCGAGAAATACAAGAGGAAATAGGATTGACAATTTTACCTTCTGAATTAGAAAAAATAGGCATTTTTAAATCCGTCAAAAATCACTCCGAAGTACTGAAAGACTATGAATTTCATCACACATTTATCGCTAAGCTAAAATCACCATTTAGCACACTTCAAAAGCAAGACAGTGAAGTTGAAGCCTTAAAACTGATTTCTTTAAATGAATTTAGCAAGGTATTGAAAGACCCGATTAAATACAGCTATGTTCCTCATGATATTTCTTATTACAGGACTATACTTAAAGAAATACCCAACAAAGAAAACAATTTGTAA
- a CDS encoding RbsD/FucU domain-containing protein — translation MLKTPIIHPTIMEVLGRSGHFAQVVIADGNLPVGAMSGPNSTTVHLNFKPGLLDALTVLEGILEVCPVQGAIVMEKPAEANAEIHDAYKKLLGDVTWDEMERWAFYDKIRDQNTTLIIQTGEQRRFANLILTVGVVKMAEESGF, via the coding sequence ATGCTAAAGACTCCTATCATACATCCAACAATTATGGAAGTGCTTGGACGTTCAGGTCATTTTGCGCAAGTGGTCATTGCAGATGGTAATTTGCCTGTAGGTGCAATGTCGGGTCCGAATTCTACAACAGTACACCTTAATTTTAAACCAGGCCTATTAGATGCCCTTACAGTTCTGGAAGGTATATTAGAAGTTTGTCCGGTACAAGGAGCTATTGTTATGGAAAAGCCTGCAGAAGCTAATGCTGAAATTCACGATGCCTATAAAAAATTACTTGGAGATGTAACTTGGGATGAAATGGAGCGTTGGGCTTTCTATGATAAAATTAGAGACCAAAATACTACGTTGATTATACAGACAGGTGAGCAACGACGTTTTGCAAATTTAATTTTAACCGTTGGCGTTGTAAAAATGGCTGAAGAGTCTGGATTTTAA
- a CDS encoding SDR family NAD(P)-dependent oxidoreductase, with product MTNNSKLSGKNILITAGAQGIGEAITKHFIDSGANVAIHYFSSADTANELVKYATDKDSKAIAISGDLTKEEDANTLVKKTVEALGGLNILINNAGSLVARKMLSEMETEFWHKVMDINLTSMMFVTRAAAPYLAKNENSSIVNLASLAGRKGGHPGSLVYSTSKGAILTYTRALASELGPQGTRVNAVAPGLILGTSFHNTHTTKESAAETTKGIPIQRAGNADDVARAVLYLASEYDGFITGATLDINGGVYNM from the coding sequence ATGACGAATAATAGTAAATTATCTGGAAAAAATATACTCATTACTGCTGGTGCTCAGGGTATTGGAGAAGCAATTACGAAACATTTTATTGATAGTGGCGCCAATGTTGCTATTCATTATTTTTCAAGTGCAGATACTGCAAATGAATTAGTGAAATATGCAACTGATAAGGACTCAAAAGCAATTGCAATTAGCGGCGATTTAACAAAAGAAGAAGACGCCAATACATTAGTAAAGAAAACAGTTGAAGCTTTAGGAGGTCTTAATATCTTAATAAATAATGCAGGTTCATTAGTTGCTCGTAAAATGCTTAGCGAAATGGAAACTGAATTTTGGCACAAGGTGATGGATATTAACCTTACATCAATGATGTTTGTAACGAGAGCGGCAGCACCTTATTTAGCAAAAAATGAAAATAGTAGCATTGTCAACTTGGCTTCATTGGCAGGGCGTAAAGGAGGTCATCCAGGGTCTTTAGTCTATTCTACTAGTAAAGGAGCTATTTTAACCTATACGAGGGCACTTGCTTCAGAATTAGGTCCACAGGGCACACGTGTAAATGCTGTTGCACCAGGGCTTATCTTAGGTACTTCATTTCACAATACACATACTACTAAAGAATCTGCTGCAGAAACTACAAAAGGTATTCCTATTCAACGAGCGGGTAATGCAGATGATGTTGCTAGAGCAGTATTGTATTTAGCATCTGAATACGATGGCTTCATTACTGGTGCTACGCTTGATATCAATGGTGGTGTCTACAATATGTAG
- the hisS gene encoding histidine--tRNA ligase: MAQKPSIPKGTRDFNPSEIAKRNYIFDIIKKNFQTYGFQPIETPSFENSDTLLGKYGEEGDRLIFKILNSGDFISKVDDTTYADKNSNSIAPKITEKALRYDLTVPFARYVVMHQNELDFPFKRYQIQPVWRADRPQKGRFREFFQCDADVVGSDSLLQEVELIQLYDAVFSELKLEGATIKMNNRKILAGIAEVIGAKDLLIDFTVALDKLDKIGEDGVKKEMLAKGISEKAIEKASPLFLPQGSNEEQLERLDTLLKDSEEGKKGLEELRFILETIAVLGLQSANLSIDVTLARGLNYYTGAIFEVAAPEGVKMGSIGGGGRYDDLTGIFGLKNVSGVGISFGLDRIYLVLEDLNLFPEAIDQSLQVLCVNFGDKEAMAALKLVSQLRKSGVKADIYPSSAKMQKQMKYANNRNVPYVILIGEQELSNNSFIVKNMKEGSQKEYSLSKVEDFTNHLS, translated from the coding sequence ATGGCACAGAAACCATCTATACCAAAAGGAACTCGCGATTTTAATCCATCAGAAATTGCAAAACGTAATTACATTTTTGACATTATAAAAAAGAATTTTCAAACGTATGGCTTTCAGCCCATTGAAACTCCTTCTTTTGAGAATTCAGATACGTTGTTGGGTAAATATGGAGAAGAAGGTGATCGATTAATTTTTAAGATATTAAACTCTGGCGATTTTATTAGCAAGGTAGATGACACTACTTATGCTGATAAAAATTCGAACAGTATTGCTCCGAAGATTACAGAAAAAGCATTGCGATACGATTTAACCGTACCGTTTGCGCGCTATGTAGTAATGCATCAAAATGAGTTGGATTTTCCTTTTAAGCGCTATCAGATTCAGCCGGTATGGAGAGCAGATAGACCACAAAAAGGAAGATTTAGAGAATTTTTTCAATGCGATGCTGATGTAGTTGGGTCAGATTCCCTATTGCAAGAAGTAGAATTGATCCAGTTGTATGATGCTGTATTTTCCGAATTAAAATTGGAAGGTGCAACCATTAAAATGAACAATAGAAAAATATTAGCTGGTATAGCAGAAGTTATCGGTGCTAAAGACTTACTGATAGATTTTACCGTAGCCTTAGATAAGCTCGATAAAATAGGAGAGGACGGCGTTAAAAAAGAAATGCTTGCTAAAGGAATTTCTGAGAAAGCTATTGAAAAAGCATCTCCATTATTTTTACCTCAAGGAAGTAATGAAGAACAATTAGAACGATTAGATACACTTTTAAAAGATTCTGAAGAAGGTAAAAAAGGATTGGAAGAACTGCGTTTTATCTTGGAAACGATAGCTGTTTTAGGCTTGCAATCTGCAAATTTATCTATTGATGTAACCCTTGCCCGCGGACTAAATTATTATACAGGAGCCATTTTCGAAGTTGCAGCACCAGAAGGTGTGAAAATGGGATCTATAGGTGGTGGTGGTCGTTATGACGACCTTACCGGTATTTTCGGGCTAAAAAATGTAAGTGGAGTGGGTATTTCATTTGGTCTTGATCGTATTTATTTGGTTTTAGAAGATTTAAATCTTTTTCCAGAAGCTATTGATCAATCACTTCAAGTATTATGTGTCAATTTTGGTGATAAAGAAGCTATGGCAGCTTTAAAGCTGGTAAGTCAATTACGTAAGTCTGGTGTTAAAGCAGATATTTATCCTTCGAGTGCCAAGATGCAAAAGCAGATGAAATATGCTAATAACCGCAATGTTCCTTATGTCATTTTAATAGGGGAGCAAGAGTTGAGCAATAATTCCTTCATCGTTAAAAATATGAAAGAAGGCTCGCAAAAAGAATATAGCTTAAGTAAGGTTGAAGATTTTACAAATCACTTGAGCTAA
- a CDS encoding DUF6495 family protein: MKYTRLTKEQLEELHPEFINFLATQSITGDEWDSIKKDKPKVAEEELDIFSDLVWEGVLSKVSYLENISAKQMHLFHLTDKEMKLISVKVMNPEIDLTTPVGFDWFKRNWQSDFVEYLTAAKAYTDDKNVDKFLLLQQGAVITKGDLYQWFEKVIGTS; encoded by the coding sequence ATGAAATATACGAGGCTAACAAAAGAGCAGTTGGAAGAATTACATCCAGAATTTATTAATTTTCTGGCAACACAATCTATTACGGGTGATGAGTGGGATTCGATAAAAAAAGATAAACCAAAAGTAGCAGAAGAAGAACTAGACATTTTTAGTGATTTGGTTTGGGAAGGAGTGTTGAGCAAAGTTTCTTATTTAGAGAATATTTCAGCCAAGCAAATGCACCTATTTCATTTAACCGATAAAGAGATGAAGCTGATATCGGTAAAAGTGATGAACCCAGAAATTGATTTAACTACTCCGGTTGGTTTTGACTGGTTTAAGAGAAACTGGCAATCAGACTTTGTAGAATATTTAACTGCTGCAAAAGCATATACCGATGATAAGAATGTAGATAAGTTTTTGTTGCTACAACAAGGTGCGGTAATTACTAAAGGAGATTTGTACCAGTGGTTCGAAAAAGTAATCGGTACTTCTTAA
- a CDS encoding TonB-dependent receptor: protein MKNNLFFKVLLLLFAGATYGQVTTSNIRGLVMDDQNLPLFGANIVAVHTPTGTKYGSITNEDGRFNLLNLRVGGPYKVEISYVGFKPYELTDVNLSLGQTFNVDIKLASESQALDEVTVVSDRSGTFSSDRTGAETSVGRRELTRLPTISRSAADFTRLEPTASGNSFGGRNDQFNNFSLDGAIFNNPFGLDAATPGGQTDSQPISLDAIEQIQVSTAPYDVTQSGFTGASVNAVTKSGSNEFHGTVYGFFRNEDMTGGKIKGDEIVKPKLDQSQYGVSIGGPIVKNKLFFFANFERDERTDLGTNGWVPNTGSGAINESRVLESDLINVQNQLLAAGYDPGAYQGFTHDAESTKGLLKLDWNINDNNRLAVIYNFLNASKQKPAHPTAIQFRGPNANTLQFQNSGYEINNELKSIQVELNSTLSETASNKLQVGYTHFNDFRNPFSTPAPSINITKDGSNYIIAGHEPFSANNRLDQKVIQITNNLNFYKGDHTYTVGFSLEKFMFDNSFNLTAYGFDLFGGVDIADFDASTYDFAGPQATFNANNAVPDGEGWALAETNVGQLAFYVQDEWNLSEKFKLTYGVRFDKPLFFDSATKAQDVIDRGFVIADQPYQNPNTGETVFIDNTQMPSNDWLISPRVGFNYDVYGDRSLQLRGGSGLFTGRFPFVWLGNQISSPDVFFLQAVDPDYKFPQVWRTNLGADKRLDNGMVLTADLSYTKDINGPHVQNWALTSPSGNLSGVDKRATYTEGDLLNSFGLGAGPYVFTNSNKGRIWNASLKAQKTFDKGLYAMLAYSYLDAKDVNSIEAEITSDAFVGNPVVNDANADVLAPSKYGDKHRFIGVASKNWEYGNGKWGTTLSTFFEYAQGGRFNYTYGGDINGDGSGINDLIYVPTSSEIGQMQFSGTGQGAAFDAFIAQDDYLSGRRGQYAERYGALAPWRGRWDVKFLQDYKITVSEGKTNTIQFSVDVLNIGNMISSDWGLVQQPNNIQPVGVTVDPDSSIPTYTFNPELTETFGYDASLLSRWQAQVGLRYIF from the coding sequence ATGAAAAACAACTTGTTTTTTAAAGTATTGTTGCTGCTTTTTGCAGGCGCAACCTACGGTCAAGTTACCACCTCTAATATTCGAGGTTTAGTAATGGATGACCAAAATTTACCATTATTTGGCGCAAATATTGTCGCTGTCCACACCCCAACAGGTACTAAGTATGGATCAATTACCAATGAAGATGGTAGATTCAATCTTTTGAACCTTCGTGTTGGCGGTCCTTACAAAGTTGAAATTTCATATGTAGGTTTTAAACCTTACGAACTTACTGATGTTAATTTGTCATTAGGGCAAACTTTCAATGTTGATATTAAATTAGCAAGTGAAAGTCAAGCATTAGACGAAGTTACTGTAGTATCTGATCGTTCGGGTACTTTTAGTAGCGACCGTACTGGTGCAGAAACAAGTGTGGGTAGAAGAGAATTAACACGTTTACCAACTATTTCACGTTCTGCCGCAGATTTTACACGTTTAGAGCCAACGGCAAGTGGTAATTCGTTTGGAGGTAGAAATGATCAATTCAATAATTTCTCTTTAGATGGAGCTATTTTCAACAACCCTTTTGGTTTGGATGCAGCTACACCAGGTGGTCAAACAGATTCACAACCAATATCTTTAGATGCAATTGAGCAAATTCAAGTATCTACAGCACCATATGATGTTACGCAATCAGGTTTTACGGGAGCTTCTGTAAATGCAGTGACTAAAAGTGGTTCTAACGAATTTCACGGTACCGTATATGGTTTCTTTAGAAATGAAGATATGACCGGTGGTAAAATTAAAGGCGATGAGATTGTAAAGCCTAAATTAGACCAAAGTCAATACGGTGTTAGTATCGGTGGTCCAATAGTAAAAAATAAATTGTTCTTCTTCGCTAACTTTGAAAGAGACGAACGTACAGATTTAGGTACTAATGGTTGGGTGCCAAATACAGGCTCAGGAGCAATAAACGAATCTAGAGTACTAGAAAGTGATTTAATAAATGTGCAAAATCAATTATTGGCTGCAGGTTACGATCCAGGTGCTTATCAAGGTTTTACACATGACGCAGAATCTACAAAAGGTCTTTTAAAGTTAGATTGGAATATAAATGACAATAACCGTTTAGCGGTTATTTATAACTTCTTGAATGCATCTAAACAAAAACCAGCTCACCCAACGGCAATACAATTTAGAGGTCCTAATGCAAACACATTACAGTTTCAGAATTCAGGATATGAAATAAACAATGAGCTTAAATCTATTCAAGTTGAATTAAACTCAACTTTGTCAGAAACTGCATCTAACAAATTACAAGTTGGCTATACTCATTTTAACGATTTTAGAAATCCGTTTTCTACACCGGCTCCTTCTATAAACATTACAAAAGATGGTTCTAATTATATAATTGCTGGTCATGAACCATTTTCAGCAAATAATAGATTGGATCAAAAGGTAATTCAAATTACCAACAACCTTAATTTTTACAAAGGTGATCATACTTATACTGTAGGTTTTTCATTAGAAAAATTCATGTTTGATAACTCGTTTAACTTAACCGCTTATGGTTTTGATTTATTCGGTGGTGTAGATATTGCAGATTTTGATGCTAGCACTTATGATTTTGCAGGTCCACAAGCTACTTTTAACGCTAACAATGCCGTACCAGATGGCGAAGGTTGGGCTTTGGCAGAAACTAATGTTGGTCAATTAGCATTTTACGTTCAAGATGAATGGAATTTAAGCGAGAAATTTAAATTAACATACGGTGTTCGTTTCGATAAGCCGTTGTTTTTTGATTCTGCAACAAAAGCACAAGATGTAATCGACAGAGGTTTTGTTATTGCTGATCAACCATACCAAAATCCAAATACAGGTGAAACCGTATTTATAGACAATACTCAAATGCCATCTAATGATTGGTTAATTTCACCAAGAGTAGGTTTTAACTATGATGTTTACGGTGATAGATCATTACAATTACGTGGTGGTTCTGGTTTGTTTACAGGTCGTTTCCCATTCGTATGGTTAGGAAATCAAATTTCATCACCAGATGTATTTTTCTTGCAAGCGGTTGATCCAGATTATAAGTTTCCACAAGTTTGGAGAACTAATTTAGGTGCAGATAAACGTTTAGATAATGGTATGGTGCTTACTGCAGATTTATCTTATACTAAGGATATCAATGGACCACATGTTCAAAACTGGGCATTGACTTCTCCATCAGGTAATTTGTCAGGGGTTGATAAAAGAGCTACGTATACTGAAGGAGATTTATTAAACAGCTTTGGTTTAGGGGCTGGTCCTTATGTTTTTACAAACTCAAATAAGGGTAGAATTTGGAATGCCTCATTAAAAGCTCAAAAGACTTTTGATAAAGGTTTGTATGCAATGTTGGCCTATAGCTATTTAGATGCTAAAGATGTGAATTCTATTGAAGCAGAAATTACGTCAGATGCTTTTGTTGGTAACCCTGTTGTAAACGATGCAAATGCAGATGTTTTAGCACCTTCTAAATATGGAGATAAGCATAGATTCATTGGTGTAGCAAGTAAAAATTGGGAATACGGTAACGGTAAGTGGGGAACTACACTTTCTACATTCTTTGAATATGCTCAAGGTGGTAGATTCAATTATACTTATGGTGGTGATATTAATGGAGATGGATCAGGTATTAATGACCTTATTTATGTACCTACATCTTCAGAAATAGGTCAAATGCAATTTTCAGGAACAGGTCAAGGTGCTGCTTTTGATGCTTTTATTGCTCAAGATGATTATTTAAGTGGTCGTAGAGGACAGTATGCAGAGCGCTATGGGGCTTTAGCACCATGGAGAGGTCGATGGGATGTTAAGTTCTTACAAGATTATAAGATCACTGTATCTGAAGGAAAAACAAATACTATTCAATTTAGTGTTGATGTATTGAATATTGGTAATATGATCAGTTCTGATTGGGGCTTGGTTCAACAACCAAATAATATTCAGCCTGTAGGTGTAACAGTTGATCCAGATTCTAGTATACCAACATACACCTTTAATCCAGAGTTGACAGAAACGTTTGGTTATGATGCTAGTTTGTTATCTAGATGGCAAGCACAAGTAGGATTGAGATATATCTTCTAA
- the rplI gene encoding 50S ribosomal protein L9 has protein sequence MELILKEDVQNLGFKDDVVNVKNGYGRNFLIPQGLAAMATVSAKKVLAENLKQRAHKDKKVVDAAKKVEEALKALELKITAKTGTADKLFGSVTNGDLAAAIEKEGHAIDKKFISIQGGAVKRTGPYNAQIRLHREVIVDFGFEVVAEKK, from the coding sequence ATGGAGCTTATATTAAAAGAAGACGTACAAAATTTAGGTTTTAAAGACGACGTAGTAAATGTTAAGAACGGTTACGGAAGAAATTTCCTTATACCTCAAGGCTTAGCTGCTATGGCTACTGTTTCTGCTAAAAAAGTTTTAGCTGAGAACTTAAAGCAAAGAGCACATAAAGATAAGAAAGTTGTTGACGCTGCTAAGAAAGTAGAAGAAGCATTAAAAGCTTTAGAATTAAAAATTACTGCTAAAACAGGAACTGCCGATAAATTATTCGGTTCTGTTACTAATGGTGATTTAGCTGCTGCAATTGAAAAAGAAGGTCATGCAATTGACAAAAAATTCATTAGCATTCAAGGTGGTGCAGTTAAAAGAACTGGACCTTACAACGCACAAATTAGATTACACCGTGAGGTGATTGTTGATTTTGGTTTCGAAGTAGTTGCCGAAAAAAAATAA
- the rpsR gene encoding 30S ribosomal protein S18: MATLQQQAKGKKDGEIRYLTPLNIETNTKKKYCRFKKSGIKYVDYKDADFLLKLVNEQGKLLPRRLTGTSLKYQRKVAQAVKRARHLALMPYVADLLK; the protein is encoded by the coding sequence ATGGCAACATTACAACAACAGGCAAAAGGAAAGAAAGATGGAGAGATCAGGTATCTTACTCCATTAAACATTGAAACCAACACTAAGAAGAAGTATTGTCGTTTTAAAAAATCTGGTATTAAGTACGTAGATTATAAAGATGCTGATTTTTTATTGAAGTTGGTAAACGAGCAAGGTAAATTGTTACCTAGAAGACTTACTGGAACTTCATTGAAGTATCAAAGAAAAGTGGCACAAGCCGTAAAAAGAGCTCGTCATTTGGCGTTAATGCCATATGTTGCTGATTTATTAAAATAA